DNA from Cyprinus carpio isolate SPL01 chromosome B3, ASM1834038v1, whole genome shotgun sequence:
GGTGAGGAGGAAAGCCTGTGTGTATCCTATGCCTTAGAGGACAGCATAaaacccacaataaataaataacagagagaataatattaataataataataacagttattctctcgatgctatttttcagtattttaagtATGAAGGTATTTTTTTCCCTgtaggttttttaaataaaaaaaaaaaaatcataatgtttagtgaaattatttAGCACgaccaaaaaagtttgagaaccactggtctaaagttaacagacagtgtttaaaaagtgcagtccgcatgtttacatgtttattacagtgactttgaATTAACTGTGTGGtaaagcaacagatttgtttttatatttctgcaatctactttagtttgtgtgatttttatacGTGTTTATACAAGgcttatttgtcagtgctttatgttgtcataattattataaGCTTACAAGGTTGGAatttcaacaaatcagtcaatatactactgtgattgtagttgtttaataaaaatgtcattcatatcaaTTCATGCATCACCTCATTTCATCGTAACATAGGCATGGcctacagaaaagaacatttgtttAATCTCTCTAATATTGTATTGGTCGTACTGTACAATGATTTTTAGCTCATCTTTGTTGAAaaatacagaacataaagagctttaaaaaataattgcatattaaatcgCAATAGGATtattggtaaaaaacaaaaacaaaaaaacaattattttccaaaatcgttcagccctaattaaaagccatttctaaagAATTTAActcataaaacatattaaaactaataatttattataattttaacaatacttGGGCCCTGGGAATCTTATGTTTTTGcattaattccattttatttttcctaaattgttttgtgtgtgtgtgtgtgtgtgtgtatatatatataaaatatacacacacatgcatagtggtgtgtttattagtcacgttgaatcaataaaagcagttaaatcttcagtttattcagctgcagtgaTAAGGATTTTCTGGGTTTCTTCTGCAGCATGTATTAGGAGTTTCAGCGCAAGAGAGCGCCCTCTGTccttcagatggagatttactgctgatcacagaactgtgcttctcTGAAAGATACGCAGGACAATCACAGCTTCTGTCTAAACATgatttattgcctttgcgatGTCATTTCGATCGATTGTGCTGTCCTAATTATATGTGATaacaaataatgtgatttttaacaatatttgtatttattgaaattcattttagTTGCATAGGCTCCTATTATATTTATGTACtactaaccaatcacagcacacactgacccagcttaccaatcacagcgcacactgacccagctgaccaatcacagcgcacactgacccagctgaccaatcacagcgcacacACTGGctcagctgaccaatcacaacacattttgtatttcagaaggcgggccttcatttgatacaggaactattccagcagttcatgccagactggggagagaggtgttctaataatgtaaaatacgtgaaaaatgtgtttttcgaacagcCAAgaatgagagcctgttctagtacacccccaatgCAAAATGAAGACCTTctataggacccctttaaatagagTTTTGTTCTTTTggtgaaaactttattttttcatggtAAGGTTGACATTTGCATGGAATTGCTCTATATCATATGACATAAACATAAAAGATATAAAAGTCATTTTTGACCCCCCATCTTGAATTTTGAGGtaaatctaaatgtattttaattagggctgtgaatctttgggtaaaCAGCGAACAGATTTGTTTCACAATTCATAGGTTTTCGATTTGATTCAAGAACAATTTTTGCAAATTCTGAATGATTCAATtagattcgattcacaattaaattcgaTTCGATTAACGATttgattctgcattctttaagtgcattcaccggattctttaaatgcttagtcaggggGCAAATTACCCAGCAGCCTTTATGATTACAGAACCATGGgttagagaaagaaagaaaaaaacacttctgtccattgttagatgctagtgTAATGATGCTGTGACATGGCATACAAAGAGATTTATGCAagccaagatttaaaaaagagctttaagaGTATAACGTATAGGCTAATGTTTCGTCAcaccaggggcgtagccatcatttcagaagtcacagaaatgttaaatacaaatattttaagcatgcatgtacatgtagttttatttatttatttattattattattattatttactaggAATTCTTTTCTTATCTCTTAgtttgaatttgctataagaaatcaaatacacagctggacaataatcaatcatttgtaatcttttaattttttcctaatgTAAATTTTATCATGAGATaaagatgttgttcatgtattcatgtcctcatttagtgagacggcagatgctgaaatcaccgcaAGAGTCACACACGCTTCAGTACGAGTGGTAGACCAAACCGTGCGTAagcgccattcattaacacagagacacacagaattcaaatttaaatagtcgttttgcagcttaatatttacaaatactagtGGGAGTGTGctcacatgtgtgtgtgcgtgcgtgtgtgtgcgcattGGGGCGGAACACCACTGTGCGTGATACAGAGAGCGCAACCATAACGTAGAGACAGAAACGTCATGCCGTCgtgtaaataagataaataacatAGGGCtatttactttgtttaataaaagaACAAGGTATAGACCTGTTCTATCGGAAAGGTAACTTTAAATGACTTATGTTGTGATCTGGCGCCAttgagaaaatataattaaataaaattaacctgACCTTCAAGGGGGGCGGGGAGTGCCATTTGATTCTTCATGTCATGACCCATTTAAACACTCAATTAATCCAGCagctgattttgatattctaggtattatcaaattgccagagttttgagaacacagcagacatggaggactataatgtaacaaaagcttgttcaaatactgagctgctaaaccattcagggctttataagtaataagcaagattttaaaatctatacgatgtttgatagggagccagtgcagtgttgacagaaccgggctaatatgatcatacttcctggttctagctGCTGCATTAAGCAGAAGGAACAAAgacttagttacttttttgtcCGTTCTTGTTTGAATTTTCAGATTACATCATTGTCTTTGCATTCATGATCAGATGCATCGCTGTATAAGTGCCGTTATAAAGATCCTTTCTTCATGAACACAAacaatgatttttagaaaaaataatataatccaTATAATCCATAAATGAtgtccatataatgcaagtgcAACAGATCTCAAAGTTAACACTTCAAAAAACAGGCCAAGTCAACATGATGGTAATCCATGCAATAGGGCtaggcgatatatcgcatgcgattgtcacacgCATtccgtcagtaaagccggttccctgattaccgctaaatcgccatcacctgctttcaaatggagcggcatttaatagacagagccatagttcactgacaagctacgcaatatcgcgttcattatcaaaggcgattcatctgaaTGCAGGTGATGGCAATTCAGCAAtttggctttactgacgaaatgcgcgtgacaatcccatgcgatatatcgcccagccctaccatGCAACCAGAGTTGATGAATCAGTGTCTTCTGAAGCAAAAAGATAGGGGTAGGTGAGAAAAATGCTAATACCTACCTATGACTTTTGGCCGGAAGTGATGATTTGTGGTTCAAAGTTTTTaatagtagtgtatatacatGCGTATTGTTTAACTTCAGAAGACATTGATTCACCACCTAGAGTCGGATGGATTACCATCGTGttggttttgatgtttttgaagtgTCCACTTGGTGTAAATCCCACACACGTGCCATATATTGACTCAAACAGatggattatttttctaaaagtcttaatttgtgttcatctgttatatacatctgggatggcatgaATAGGGCTGGGTATTGATTCAGATGTCtcgattcgatttcgattcaCAGGCTTTCGATTCGATTCtcgatttaaaaaagaaaatattacattcagtgaatatagttttaatacacaTGCTATTGATATTACTATAAAATTAACagtaaacataattttataaatgatgaatttataaaaagaaattaagagccacaggcctgtattttaaacctgtattttaaacatttttgggtggagtatccccttAACATCTTAACGAATAGCCTTAAGATTAAGTGTGCTTGGGATGTTGTTTggttgttaaaaatattaattaaatttgatatGTGCTGTGTTTTCCCTCTGTTTTCAGAACATCTCAAGCTTGCTGAttccagagagagaaagacgctATAGTATTGAGAGGATCGGATTAAAAGTGCAACCGGTTGACATGGACTGACCACAGAAAACTTGAAGCCCAGGACCAGCTACACTGAAAAACACCTTACAGTAACAGGCAAGGATTGGACGATCAAAGTAAACAACAAACTTGCTGGACTGAATAACTAACATGGGAAAAGACAAATGTTTGGATACAGCTGGGAAAAAATTGTTGGCAAAGATCTTTGTGAAACCTGGCTTGAGCGTGTGCCGAAAATCCCTGTTacacagaaaatatgaaaaaaagtcatGATCTTGAAATATTGATCTTTCTCAAGCTATTTTCAGTGTCAGTGAATACATGTGCCAACCggataaaggtgttttttttgttttgtttttttgtctgttgcaaACCTGTTACTGAACTATTATAATTCTACTGCATGGCTGCTATCCACATCCGTTCCCACAGTTACCAAATGGCAAGGAGAGGTTTCACACTACAGTATCAAGATATTGACATTATCTTAATGAAACTTACTTGAGTTGCTATTTTGGTGGAGTATTTTTGCCTCTTGGCTAATTTTGTGATAACACTAAACCTTCAttcatcgattttttttttaacagagatcTTTGGATCTAGTGCCAAACCACATAGTGGCTTTTGTGACACCGTTTCTGTGAATGATTGTGCAGCTGCTGCATTTCCCATCTTCACTTTGTTTTTACGTTTTAACTCAAACAGCAAATTGAATCTCCTGGCTTTCTAAATATCGCTTACGACATTGGCTGGGGCTTCCTATATTGCTGCTACAGATGTGACTTTAGATTTCTAATACTAAGCATTCCAGTTTGCTATTTGGATCCTTTTTATAAGAAGGGTTGCTAATAACAGTATTTGGAAAAAATCTAGACACAAAAATGCAGAACTTTCCCAACAGTCCAGTTCCTCTTCATCCGGGGTTTAGCCGAGGAGGAAGTGTCGTCGGTTCCACGTATCAACCCCACCCTTCAGACCTTCAGATATCTCCCAGAAACTCAGAGGACTATGTGGCCATACAGCAAGCTCAACCTACCCTGCAGAGCCATGCGCTGCACCTGCGGAGCCAACAGCATCTTCTACACACTCCTCCTATACATGGCTATGGATCCAGAAGAACAACTGGAGAAATGATGCAGGGGAGCGCTCACAGTGGTGGAGGAGGAAACTCTTACCGTAAGGACAGTgtggattattatttttcagtgagTGGACGAGAAAGAAGCAGAAGAGGCGGAGCAGCGTATGGCGCGGGATTTAGATACTCAAACGTGGATGGACATGTGCCTCATCAGTACCACTTATCTGGTTCAGGGTCATCCTCTGGAATGATTTCTCCCTACTCTATGGATTACGGCTCCGGCAGTGCGTCTGCAGTTGGGGGTAGTAATAGCAGTGGCGCTGGTTCTTTTTCTCCTTCCCAGCAATACAGTCTGTCTCATACTGCTTCAGTACAATCAGGTGCTCAGATGCATCAACTGCAGCATGGTCAGAAATATCAAGGTCAGCATCAGCGGACATACCCGCTTTCTGGAAACCGAATAGCCCCTCAGTTTGGACACTACGCCCCCCTTAATGCAACCTCAGGCTCTACTGGAATGTATAACTCTTCACCGCAAAGATACGACATGAGCAGCAGCAACACGGATGCCAAAATGAAAAACTCTCCCACTCAGTCTAATCCAAATATTAATACAAGTTTGTCTGCTTCAAATAGCTGTGAGAATATGGGACAAAGCTACACATCGTCGGCATATTCGCCACAATCTCAGTCCATTCACAAGCATGCTCCCCATTCCCAGCGTCCCTCTCAGCTCAGCACTGGAGCAGGACACTTGCACACTAAACTGCCCCATTCCGCTGTGTCCTCCAGCCCTGCTCTGCCTTCACACCCCTCTCAAGACCTCGCCAAATCTCCTTTGCACTCTCAAAGTCAGCAGGCTCACATTCATCAGAACTTCAGTCCCATATCTAATCCCTCTCCTGCTCCGTCTGCAGTACAGTCTCCAAGCTGCAGCTCCTCTTCGTCTCCACTAATGGGGAGTTCTGAAGGAAACAATGCCGCTATTCATCTGCAGCCATCATCACACCCCTCTGTTCCAAATGCTCGCAGCAGCCAAAGCCATGGACGTCTTCTGCAGGCCGTACCTCAGCTGAGCCCCACTCCCAATTCAAATAGCAGCATCAGTAGTTGTGGTAGCGGCGTAGGCACTAAAGCAGCTGTTTTGAACCATGGTGCAGGGGTCAGTCATCCTGCCGTGAATCAGAACCGAATGGGACTAAGTCTTCGGGGCGGTCTAGGGGAAGATGGCTCCCTGTACGCTCATGACAAACTCTTGCAGGACCCTGGCATAAATAGTCTAAATGCTCTGACCTCTCAAGTGGAGAATCTACCTAATACAGTGCAGCACATGCTTCTAACAGACACTGTGCTGCTCCAGAAGAAGAGCAGAGACGGTGCCCATCACCTCCAGATGCAGCAAGGATCTCAGTCTTTTCCtggcaaccaaaacaaatctGGAAATTCCAGCGCCAGCGGTCAGACTTCAGTGAATGAAGAGAGTTCTGAGATGCTGGAAGCAAAAGGGGATCAACAAGTAGAACGTAAGAGAATTAGACAGGCAAGTGGAACAAGCAACGAATCTGAGCCACAAAGCCACCCATCATCACAGAGTCAGATGCCGTCGGAAGCAAGTCAACAGGTATTGGATCTCCAGGTCAACACTGGAGTCATTTCAACAGCTTCAAAACAACCGTCTCAAACAAAGACACCAGAAACCCTGACTCCCTCCTCTTCTTCACCACCATCAATTCATGCTTCTGCAGAAGCCAGCCCAAAACAACCAGTATATCCCCCTGCTTCGCCATCTCCTATTCACACAGCACGTCCAAACTGTGTGGCAGAAAAAGACCTTTGTAATGATGATGATAGTGGAACGAAGGGATGCCAGATCAAAATGATAAAAGATGAAGAAAGTGAAGTTGAAAATGCAGATCCTTCCTGTGATAGAGAGAATTCAGAGAACAGACTGTCAGTCCCTTCCACAAAGGATGAAGTAGAGACCGATGCACAGCAATTTGAAAGTCTgagtaaaaatgtgaatatttcagAGCAACATAATGTTGGGGGTGTTGGAGTTATTGTCTCTGCTCGATCTGAAGTGAATACTGAATCCAGGAGCACAGGAGCCAAATCTCCACGTTATGGTGTTTCTCATtactcaaacaaacacagcaatCCTGGGGACCAACGTGATGTGAATGTCTTAAGAGAGACTAGAAATCACAATGGAGAAGGGAAGATGTGCATGGAAACATACGTGTCACAGTATGATAGTTCCCCTAAACAAGAATTTGGCCAAAACTCTCAACCCTCTATTCAGTCTCACCCGGCATCGTTTAAATACAGTAATCCTGAGGTACATTATAATGCTGCAAAGAGCAAAGGAAAGTTAGGACTAGTTAGTAGTATGGGCACAAATAGATGCCAGAATTTTCAGCTGCAGGCCAGCTATGGGTCTATTGACAGGAAGGAGATTGGTGTTTTTGCTATGGAAGGGGGGAGGGCTATCGTCTCAAGAAGTCAGGATAGCAGTTCTCAGTTTCAGCAATCGTTTCCAAGTCTTTTGCAAGAAGTGCTCCAGGGTCATCACTTAGATAGACGCTATGGCCGTCCCGACCAGACATCTAATGTTCACCAACAGCCTCAAGATACATCGCAGCACTGTTATCAAACTAGACTACCTTACAGTATGGTTGAAAATTTGAGTTCACATGCAATGGGCTCTCAAACACTTTTAAGTGGACTTAATGTCAAGTTCAGTCAAATGGCCTCTGGGAAACCACCAAATTCAAGTCAAAATCAGGGACCAGATAATGATATTGTGTTAGGCCCTCCTCATCCCTCTTGGGATTCTGAAGCACATAAGCCCAATGTGACTCATGGGATCTCTTTAGAAAAAGGCAAAACCAGTCTGTCTCCCAACCAGTCCTCCCACATGCAGCAGTCTTTAGATCTCACAACAGGAGTCCCTTCAAAGCACATTAACTTGGCTGACTATTCTTTGCAGCACAGAAAACCATCCAGATATGGTGCCTCTTCTTCTGCTGTGGAACAATTGCTTTTACAGGAAGCTGAGCCATTGGCATGCGGTGTAGGTCCTATCAATCACACTCAATCTCAGACATCCTCAGGAAGGCGCTCAGTAATCTGCGATGTGTCCCCTTCTCGGCGAACAAcacctgaaagagagagaggacacTCCGGGACCTCTGGACCCTCTGTCATTCAGCAGCCATTTTCTGCATCTGGATCAAATGAACTAAAATGTTgcaaggaagaaagaaaagcaaagaaagcaCAAAACAAGGAGGACTCGTCAAAGACTGAAACTGCAGGACAGAAAACAGATGGTTACTGCAGCACACCACCCAGTAAGGAATCTAATAAGCCCCTTCATCCCCCTGTAGATGTTGATTTCGATACAGAAAAGACCAGCAGTGCCAAAGGCAACAGTGAAGCCACCAGCAACTTGCCATATCTTTTGCAAATGTCCTCAAATCCCTTGTCCTCACCACCAAGACACCAGTCTTTCTCATCGGCTGTTGACGGTTTCAGAGCATATGGTTTCAGTGACACCATGGATGGACCAAAAATGATCTCCCTTCCTTCACCTCACCAACCATTCCAGACAGTATCAGCGTATTCTAAAAAAGTGTTTCCACAGAGTTTACCTCCTCACGAGAGACCCGACTGGACTCCTGACAGACAAAGGCTAAGAGGTATGGATAGGCACGTTCCTCAGAGACTTTCTGAACAGAAGTGTAAATCCCAAACTTCAAGTGATATTCTGCCTAGTCAGCATCACCTATCTCGACAGCAATCTTATCCCGCTTCACACTTTGACATGAAAATGTGGGACACTTGTCCTGAAAGAGAGGGAGCTGGACAGCCCACTACAGTTCCTCATGAGCATGTAGGTTCTCAGCCAGTCACAAATGCTGGCCCCAAACTTGGAGAAGAGGACATTTCAGATAAGAGTGCGGCTGACACGGCCAAATCTTTCCGCTCACTGGCTCCAGTTGATGTTATTAGCCCTGCTGGGCACACTGGTAAGACTAACCAAGGGATTCAGCAGGGGCAGAGAGCAACCAAAACTGGCACATCGGCTGAAACCAACCCTTTAATCATGAGAAGGAGAGTTAGATCATTTATTTCTCCTATTCCAGCAAAGAGGCAGCATCAGGATGTTCCAGGTCAGCGACCAGGATTAGCTCATCACTCCCCACTATCTCAATCCCACACTGATTCGAGACTTGCAACCAAAAATTGTTCTGGCAGTACTGATACGCAGCCAAAATTGCCATCTCCCAAAACACAGTATTCTGTATCCAGCACTAATTCACCTTCTCAGTCCAAAGCAAAGTTTCTGCCCCCAAGAAAGGGTCATGGTCTAAAACTTGAGGCGATTGTGCGAAAAATTACTCCTGGTGTGAAAAAAAATGACTTCAACAACAGTCACGTGGAATCTGACTTCTCTGAGGTATCTCATTACACCTCTGATATGCCAGACCCTGAGGGAGGTACATCGTTTTCTAGTGTTCCTCAAGGAGAGGAGGCATGCTTATCTTACCTTGATGATTCTCATACTTTAGATGATCTCTTGCCATACAGAGCAGTTAAAGATGCATTCTCCTGTGATTCTCAGACCCTCAAACCAGGTGCAACAGCTTCTAGTACTAGTGCCCTCAGGAATTTGCCAAAAGATTTTGACTTTGGATTAGGTGCTGCTGGATCTTCAGTGTCATTGGGTGAAAGCGATAAGGATGATTTTACTTTGTTGGGACCCCTTCCACCAGCTCCTCCATTACCTTGTCCTGTACAGGGATCCCCTCCATCTTCTTCTGCGTTGTCTGACATACAGCAATTCACAAACACTTATCAACAGCTGGAAACCCGACGAGGTGAGCAGTCGGCTGCTAACTTGCTGAGGCAGAAACTTCAAGAGACTGGCATGGGCTTTGATGATTACCCAGGTGGGGATTACTATGGGAGCACCACTGGCCATAGTCAGAGCCCTGGGCACCACCTTCTGTCCAGAGCTGCTCAGCACCAGATGACTTCTCTCAGGTCAACCAGTTCAGAGCCTAAAACATCAGAAAACACTGTCCCCAAAGGTTATTTTCCATCAGGTAAGAAAAAAGGTCGCCCAGTGGGCAGTGTGAATAAGCAGAAACGTGCCCAAGCACAAATTCAGAATGCAGCAACAAGCATACCTGCAGCTTCTCTTCCCTCACCCACAGCTGAACCTCAGTCTGTCCCGATCCCAGACACTGAAAGTGAAGTACCCCAAGTATCAACACCACCAGACCAGAAACCCTGTCCATCTTTGACACCACCTGCTCAAACCCAGGTTGTGAAATTGGATGTCGAGAGTGAGGAGACCCAGCCGGAGTTAGATGTGAAGCCTGCTAGACATAGACCGAAAAAGGGGAAAGAGGACAATGAGACTCCTGGCGATcagagaaggagaagaagaggGATGGCTTCCAAAGAGAAGCTGGACACTCAGGCAAGCAGTAGGGGAACTGTCAGTCCATGTGGAATATTCTCAGATGCCAGGAGTAATGTTTTTGCTCCTTACATACATGTAGAGAAAAAGATAGCAGAAATTGGGGATGTCTGTACAATCATTAATGCAGATGATGAAAAATCAAAAGGTGTAGACAAAGCTGGTTACTCGGCGGTTGATGGCCCATTAAATACCCCTCTGTCATCTCAACTtgtgagaaaagaaaaggaaaatgaaagaacaaaagaaaactgGGTTTCAGAGCCAGTTGATTCTGCCTTGCAGTCAGGGAAGACACTTCCTACGTCTGGATATGTTCTGTCAGGACCTGTGATATCAGAGACTGGACACGCTGGTCACCTCTTATGCTGCCTTTGCCAGAAATGGGCCAACTACAAACATCTCGGAGATCTCTATGGTCCTTTTTACCCAGCTGAGTATGCAGCCAAGCTCCCTAAGAATCAACCTCAAGTCCGACAAACCTTGTCCTACCATGGGGCAGCTACCACAGGTTTCAGTATGACATCCATTCCGACAGAAACGACTCCCCTGGATATGAGATTACAGGACCCTCAGAATGTCAAGTCATCTACAGATAGCGATTGCACAGGAAGTCAGGCAACAAATCCAACATCCCCAGCCACCACCATTGGCACTGTTTCTCCCAGCATGGGTGAAGAAATGCCTTTCCAGAACGTTAAGATGAGCAGCTCCACCTCAAAGGTAACGGCTCAAACCTGGGATCCGGCTGGAGAACTGACAAGCGGGCTGGGCACATCAAAAGCTCAagaactggatggtgaaatcatacTGAAGCAGTTGCACATCGAAAATACACAGCAACGGCCCCAGCACAGAAAACTGACATCCCATCCACGCTTCAAACGAAGACATAAGTCCAGTGAAGATTTACCTCGAACTGTCCCCATCAACAGCAAAGCCTCCCTGCCCTTCCAGCCTCCCCCACCCAGCCTGGACTCTCTGCATCCCATGGCCCAACTGACCCAGCTCCCACTCGTTCCTCTGGACCCCGAGGAGCTGTGGGTGCATGAGGGCTGCATCGTTTGGACCAGTGGCGTATACCTGGTCAATGGGAGACTGTATGGCCTTCAAGAGGCACTAGATGGTGCTAGAGATACAGTAAGTGCAAAGTGCTGCAGTTTGTTTGCTGTATTGtgtaaaaattagtgctgtcagaaTTAACgtgttaaaaaaatgcaatgaattttttccagtttaatggcatttaaaatatttaaagggttacactgcccccaaatgaaaattttgtcattaatcacttgccccatgtcattctaaacccgtaaaagctttgtttgtcttcggaacacaatttaaaggggtcatatgatgcgatttcaaatggtcctttctctttggagtgttacaacctcttggtgcataaagaagatctgtaaagttgcaaagactgaagtctcaaacccaaatagatattctttataaaagttaagactcttccacatccccctgaaatggctcgtttaaacacgccccctcatctctacatcactatgtgggaatatttgcataacgcccaaatgttcacacaaagaaagaaggtgtaactttgattcttgctgttcccatattgtg
Protein-coding regions in this window:
- the LOC109045855 gene encoding transcription factor 20-like isoform X2; protein product: MQNFPNSPVPLHPGFSRGGSVVGSTYQPHPSDLQISPRNSEDYVAIQQAQPTLQSHALHLRSQQHLLHTPPIHGYGSRRTTGEMMQGSAHSGGGGNSYRKDSVDYYFSVSGRERSRRGGAAYGAGFRYSNVDGHVPHQYHLSGSGSSSGMISPYSMDYGSGSASAVGGSNSSGAGSFSPSQQYSLSHTASVQSGAQMHQLQHGQKYQGQHQRTYPLSGNRIAPQFGHYAPLNATSGSTGMYNSSPQRYDMSSSNTDAKMKNSPTQSNPNINTSLSASNSCENMGQSYTSSAYSPQSQSIHKHAPHSQRPSQLSTGAGHLHTKLPHSAVSSSPALPSHPSQDLAKSPLHSQSQQAHIHQNFSPISNPSPAPSAVQSPSCSSSSSPLMGSSEGNNAAIHLQPSSHPSVPNARSSQSHGRLLQAVPQLSPTPNSNSSISSCGSGVGTKAAVLNHGAGVSHPAVNQNRMGLSLRGGLGEDGSLYAHDKLLQDPGINSLNALTSQVENLPNTVQHMLLTDTVLLQKKSRDGAHHLQMQQGSQSFPGNQNKSGNSSASGQTSVNEESSEMLEAKGDQQVERKRIRQASGTSNESEPQSHPSSQSQMPSEASQQVLDLQVNTGVISTASKQPSQTKTPETLTPSSSSPPSIHASAEASPKQPVYPPASPSPIHTARPNCVAEKDLCNDDDSGTKGCQIKMIKDEESEVENADPSCDRENSENRLSVPSTKDEVETDAQQFESLSKNVNISEQHNVGGVGVIVSARSEVNTESRSTGAKSPRYGVSHYSNKHSNPGDQRDVNVLRETRNHNGEGKMCMETYVSQYDSSPKQEFGQNSQPSIQSHPASFKYSNPEVHYNAAKSKGKLGLVSSMGTNRCQNFQLQASYGSIDRKEIGVFAMEGGRAIVSRSQDSSSQFQQSFPSLLQEVLQGHHLDRRYGRPDQTSNVHQQPQDTSQHCYQTRLPYSMVENLSSHAMGSQTLLSGLNVKFSQMASGKPPNSSQNQGPDNDIVLGPPHPSWDSEAHKPNVTHGISLEKGKTSLSPNQSSHMQQSLDLTTGVPSKHINLADYSLQHRKPSRYGASSSAVEQLLLQEAEPLACGVGPINHTQSQTSSGRRSVICDVSPSRRTTPERERGHSGTSGPSVIQQPFSASGSNELKCCKEERKAKKAQNKEDSSKTETAGQKTDGYCSTPPSKESNKPLHPPVDVDFDTEKTSSAKGNSEATSNLPYLLQMSSNPLSSPPRHQSFSSAVDGFRAYGFSDTMDGPKMISLPSPHQPFQTVSAYSKKVFPQSLPPHERPDWTPDRQRLRGMDRHVPQRLSEQKCKSQTSSDILPSQHHLSRQQSYPASHFDMKMWDTCPEREGAGQPTTVPHEHVGSQPVTNAGPKLGEEDISDKSAADTAKSFRSLAPVDVISPAGHTGKTNQGIQQGQRATKTGTSAETNPLIMRRRVRSFISPIPAKRQHQDVPGQRPGLAHHSPLSQSHTDSRLATKNCSGSTDTQPKLPSPKTQYSVSSTNSPSQSKAKFLPPRKGHGLKLEAIVRKITPGVKKNDFNNSHVESDFSEVSHYTSDMPDPEGGTSFSSVPQGEEACLSYLDDSHTLDDLLPYRAVKDAFSCDSQTLKPGATASSTSALRNLPKDFDFGLGAAGSSVSLGESDKDDFTLLGPLPPAPPLPCPVQGSPPSSSALSDIQQFTNTYQQLETRRGEQSAANLLRQKLQETGMGFDDYPGGDYYGSTTGHSQSPGHHLLSRAAQHQMTSLRSTSSEPKTSENTVPKGYFPSGKKKGRPVGSVNKQKRAQAQIQNAATSIPAASLPSPTAEPQSVPIPDTESEVPQVSTPPDQKPCPSLTPPAQTQVVKLDVESEETQPELDVKPARHRPKKGKEDNETPGDQRRRRRGMASKEKLDTQASSRGTVSPCGIFSDARSNVFAPYIHVEKKIAEIGDVCTIINADDEKSKGVDKAGYSAVDGPLNTPLSSQLVRKEKENERTKENWVSEPVDSALQSGKTLPTSGYVLSGPVISETGHAGHLLCCLCQKWANYKHLGDLYGPFYPAEYAAKLPKNQPQVRQTLSYHGAATTGFSMTSIPTETTPLDMRLQDPQNVKSSTDSDCTGSQATNPTSPATTIGTVSPSMGEEMPFQNVKMSSSTSKVTAQTWDPAGELTSGLGTSKAQELDGEIILKQLHIENTQQRPQHRKLTSHPRFKRRHKSSEDLPRTVPINSKASLPFQPPPPSLDSLHPMAQLTQLPLVPLDPEELWVHEGCIVWTSGVYLVNGRLYGLQEALDGARDTSCSHCGTVGSTLGCYSKGCTLSYHYLCAIEADCSLNEDNFSLRCPKHKAWSGVAGAVGARTSAPSESPAHIRPETVPGRPSRTPSLDAELRDFL